Proteins encoded in a region of the Cytophagia bacterium CHB2 genome:
- a CDS encoding PEGA domain-containing protein, with protein sequence MPAFRRYSPRRNSTFGFLALVAALFLTILLAACGSSRLTTDRAYSKLKPKEQLPDREIREMPENLVIKISNIADAGKSFRNFVVLYVNGQEISPVEKLSNFTSTYTYPMRLQHGVYDVKAEYHVVGFWREQVFDIIVDEPVKVLPDQRTLLQIKLDKDDRGRLRQNPARFQLRYEQLAATPAPAVLEKRVAEPTPRPFIIEPAPEVIDSRPIVTRPAPNVVVPAPVPPVVQPAPQPVEAVPLPADAVTLQINTSPSGADVIIDDRYYGQSPVKIAVSSGQNHIVQISRAGYAEVVKILNAAELREQPLMQLLIKLEPAEAKNQN encoded by the coding sequence ATGCCTGCCTTTCGTCGTTACTCTCCACGCCGTAACTCCACGTTTGGATTCCTTGCATTGGTAGCTGCGTTGTTCCTGACCATACTACTGGCGGCGTGCGGCAGCAGCCGCTTAACCACAGACCGCGCCTACAGCAAACTGAAGCCAAAAGAGCAACTGCCGGATCGCGAAATTCGCGAGATGCCCGAAAATTTGGTGATCAAAATTTCAAATATCGCTGATGCGGGCAAAAGCTTCCGCAATTTTGTCGTATTGTACGTCAACGGCCAGGAAATTTCGCCGGTCGAAAAGCTTTCGAATTTCACCTCGACCTACACTTATCCCATGCGCCTGCAGCATGGCGTGTATGATGTCAAAGCCGAATACCATGTCGTGGGCTTTTGGCGTGAACAGGTGTTTGATATTATTGTTGACGAACCGGTTAAGGTTTTGCCTGATCAACGCACACTTCTGCAAATTAAGCTGGACAAAGATGACCGTGGCCGGCTGCGGCAGAATCCTGCGCGCTTTCAATTGCGTTATGAACAACTGGCCGCCACCCCTGCACCTGCCGTCTTGGAGAAGCGCGTCGCCGAGCCAACGCCCCGGCCCTTTATCATTGAACCCGCTCCGGAAGTAATCGATTCAAGGCCGATCGTGACGCGTCCGGCGCCAAATGTTGTTGTGCCTGCGCCGGTGCCACCCGTGGTTCAACCTGCGCCGCAACCGGTTGAAGCCGTGCCCTTGCCGGCAGATGCTGTCACGTTGCAAATCAATACAAGCCCTTCCGGTGCGGATGTCATCATTGATGATCGTTACTACGGTCAATCACCGGTAAAAATTGCGGTAAGCAGCGGGCAAAATCACATCGTGCAAATTTCGCGGGCCGGCTACGCCGAAGTCGTGAAAATTTTGAATGCCGCGGAGTTGCGCGAGCAGCCGTTGATGCAATTGTTGATCAAGCTCGAACCCGCGGAAGCAAAGAATCAGAATTGA
- a CDS encoding PEGA domain-containing protein has protein sequence MYGISMKQMSNAAGMKLFLGFLIVGLSGAAGRVLAASPFLSLPTLTVENVKTPGLTVQIDNVTDDQSSRRSSVEFFIDGKKISPSVARKQGRRDYVFEIALAPGIYKVKAVYRAKSFWKEKSFDLMTHDGHVRVYPAHRTFLTIALDKNSDGTLRDKKNYFTEMTRPLAPAVARETQQYASPNEAAPTPATSLTSSLAQPAPAVEHMPPTAASSAAPATRPVITIAPPASVPAAPHGIAPASASQPAAPPTEIIQPNPPRAGKIALQINTSPSSADVIVDDRYLGQSPLTTYVERSRSHVIQISKAGYIEIMRIIDARVLGDENTYLMIEKLEAQK, from the coding sequence ATGTATGGAATCTCTATGAAACAGATGAGCAACGCTGCGGGCATGAAGCTCTTTCTTGGTTTTTTGATCGTGGGTTTGAGCGGCGCTGCCGGGCGGGTCTTGGCAGCTTCACCGTTTTTGAGCCTGCCAACGTTGACTGTCGAGAATGTCAAAACTCCGGGGTTAACGGTACAGATTGATAATGTCACGGATGATCAGAGCAGCCGTAGAAGCTCGGTCGAGTTTTTTATTGACGGCAAAAAAATCTCGCCAAGCGTTGCGCGCAAACAGGGCCGCCGCGATTATGTTTTTGAGATTGCGTTGGCGCCGGGCATTTACAAAGTCAAGGCGGTTTATCGCGCGAAATCTTTTTGGAAAGAGAAATCTTTTGATCTCATGACGCATGACGGGCACGTTCGGGTTTATCCCGCACACCGCACTTTTCTGACCATAGCATTAGACAAGAATTCCGATGGCACGCTGCGCGATAAGAAAAACTATTTTACTGAAATGACTCGGCCGCTTGCCCCCGCTGTCGCACGTGAGACCCAGCAGTACGCTTCTCCTAACGAGGCTGCGCCAACGCCGGCAACGTCCTTAACTTCTTCACTAGCGCAACCGGCGCCCGCGGTTGAGCATATGCCGCCAACCGCGGCTTCGTCTGCTGCGCCAGCGACAAGGCCCGTCATCACGATTGCGCCGCCAGCGAGCGTGCCAGCGGCGCCGCACGGAATCGCCCCAGCCAGCGCCTCGCAGCCAGCCGCGCCGCCAACAGAGATAATCCAGCCGAATCCGCCTCGCGCCGGGAAGATTGCCCTGCAAATTAACACTTCGCCGAGTAGCGCCGATGTTATTGTTGATGATCGGTATCTCGGCCAATCGCCATTGACGACGTACGTGGAGCGTAGTCGCAGCCACGTGATTCAAATTTCCAAAGCCGGCTACATTGAAATAATGAGGATTATCGATGCGCGTGTGCTTGGTGACGAGAATACCTATTTGATGATCGAGAAACTGGAAGCGCAAAAATGA